The Anolis carolinensis isolate JA03-04 chromosome 2, rAnoCar3.1.pri, whole genome shotgun sequence genome has a window encoding:
- the LOC103277555 gene encoding zinc finger protein 239 isoform X2, with translation MEDDGSMASLDKLESETYQEPMVRSCDITKLDMEKEKLGNQRRPKTQKGNWSRDRKNVASRGAYPPELLNLRSKLFQCSLCWKICRDKWEFNTHYRIHTGEKPFRCTECGKAFSQSGQLSTHQRVHTGEKPYKCLDCGKSFSHSSVLRSHQRTHTGEKPYVCIECGKCFSQSSNLRSHIKTHTEEKPYKCMYCGKSFSQSSHLNSHQVTHTDEKPKKCLECGKSFSSSQSLRSHVKTHTGEKPYSCMECGKSFSWSGHLLAHLRTHTGEKPYPCMECGKSFSQSGNLRSHQRTHTGEKPYKCIECGKSFCQSAHLHTHQKTHTGEKSYICTECGKSFRESGHLHLHLRTHTGEKAYQCMECGKRFSQSSHRRTHQKTHMRNKT, from the exons ATGGAGGATGACGGGAGCATGGCTTCTCTGG acaagCTGGAGAGTGAGACCTATCAGGAGCCAATGGTGAGATCCTGTGACATAACCAAGCttgacatggaaaaagaaaaacttgGAAATCAGAGGAGACCAAAAACTCAGAAAGGAAATTGGTCAAGGGATAGGAAGAACGTTGCTTCTCGGGGTGCTTATCCCCCTGAACTTCTGAACTTGCGGTCAAAACTATTCCAGTGTTCTCTGTGTTGGAAAATATGCAGAGACAAATGGGAGTTCAATACACACTacaggatccacacaggggagaagccattcagatgcacggaatgtggaaaggccttcagtcagagtggacagcTTTCTACACACCAGAGAgtacacacaggggagaaaccgtaTAAGTGCCTGGACTGTGGCAAGAGCTTCTCTCATAGTAGCGttttacgttcacatcaaagaactcacacgggggagaaaccctatgttTGCATAGAGTGTGGTAAGTGTTTCAGTCAGAGCTCAAACTTGCGGTCACATATAAAAACCCACACAgaggagaaaccatataaatgcatgtattgtgggaagagcttcagccaGAGCTCACATCTTAATTCCCATCAAGTAACCCACACAGACGAAAAACCGAAAAAATgcttagaatgtggaaagagcttctcttCTAGCCAGTCATTGCGCTCACATGTAAAAACTCACACCGGAGAGAAACCATATAGTTGCATGGAGTGCGGTAAGAGCTTCAGCTGGAGCGGACATCTGCTCGCACATCTCCGAactcacacgggggagaagccatacccgtgtatggaatgtgggaagagcttcagccaGAGTGGAAATCTGCGCTCACaccaaagaacccacacaggagagaaaccctacaaatgcatagaatgcggaaagagcttctgTCAGAGTGCACACCTACACACCCACCAAAAAACTCACACGGGAGAGAAATCGTATATATgcacggaatgtggaaagagcttcagggaAAGCGGGCACCTCCATTTACACCtgaggactcacacaggggaaaaAGCGTATCAGTGCATGGAGTGTGGGAAAAGGTTCAGCCAGAGTTCACATCGACGTACTCATCAGAAAACCCATATGAGGAACAAAACATGA
- the LOC103277555 gene encoding zinc finger protein 239 isoform X1: protein MEDDGSMASLEDKLESETYQEPMVRSCDITKLDMEKEKLGNQRRPKTQKGNWSRDRKNVASRGAYPPELLNLRSKLFQCSLCWKICRDKWEFNTHYRIHTGEKPFRCTECGKAFSQSGQLSTHQRVHTGEKPYKCLDCGKSFSHSSVLRSHQRTHTGEKPYVCIECGKCFSQSSNLRSHIKTHTEEKPYKCMYCGKSFSQSSHLNSHQVTHTDEKPKKCLECGKSFSSSQSLRSHVKTHTGEKPYSCMECGKSFSWSGHLLAHLRTHTGEKPYPCMECGKSFSQSGNLRSHQRTHTGEKPYKCIECGKSFCQSAHLHTHQKTHTGEKSYICTECGKSFRESGHLHLHLRTHTGEKAYQCMECGKRFSQSSHRRTHQKTHMRNKT from the exons ATGGAGGATGACGGGAGCATGGCTTCTCTGG aagacaagCTGGAGAGTGAGACCTATCAGGAGCCAATGGTGAGATCCTGTGACATAACCAAGCttgacatggaaaaagaaaaacttgGAAATCAGAGGAGACCAAAAACTCAGAAAGGAAATTGGTCAAGGGATAGGAAGAACGTTGCTTCTCGGGGTGCTTATCCCCCTGAACTTCTGAACTTGCGGTCAAAACTATTCCAGTGTTCTCTGTGTTGGAAAATATGCAGAGACAAATGGGAGTTCAATACACACTacaggatccacacaggggagaagccattcagatgcacggaatgtggaaaggccttcagtcagagtggacagcTTTCTACACACCAGAGAgtacacacaggggagaaaccgtaTAAGTGCCTGGACTGTGGCAAGAGCTTCTCTCATAGTAGCGttttacgttcacatcaaagaactcacacgggggagaaaccctatgttTGCATAGAGTGTGGTAAGTGTTTCAGTCAGAGCTCAAACTTGCGGTCACATATAAAAACCCACACAgaggagaaaccatataaatgcatgtattgtgggaagagcttcagccaGAGCTCACATCTTAATTCCCATCAAGTAACCCACACAGACGAAAAACCGAAAAAATgcttagaatgtggaaagagcttctcttCTAGCCAGTCATTGCGCTCACATGTAAAAACTCACACCGGAGAGAAACCATATAGTTGCATGGAGTGCGGTAAGAGCTTCAGCTGGAGCGGACATCTGCTCGCACATCTCCGAactcacacgggggagaagccatacccgtgtatggaatgtgggaagagcttcagccaGAGTGGAAATCTGCGCTCACaccaaagaacccacacaggagagaaaccctacaaatgcatagaatgcggaaagagcttctgTCAGAGTGCACACCTACACACCCACCAAAAAACTCACACGGGAGAGAAATCGTATATATgcacggaatgtggaaagagcttcagggaAAGCGGGCACCTCCATTTACACCtgaggactcacacaggggaaaaAGCGTATCAGTGCATGGAGTGTGGGAAAAGGTTCAGCCAGAGTTCACATCGACGTACTCATCAGAAAACCCATATGAGGAACAAAACATGA